Below is a genomic region from Leptospira ryugenii.
CAAATCGTCCATTGACAGAAGAAGACTTTGAGGTCTTCGGCAATATCCCCATCCCACCTTATTTAAAGAGACTTGCAACCGAAGAGGATGAAATCCGTTACCAAACCGTGTTCGCTAAACAACCCGGGTCTGTGGCAGCACCCACAGCTGGGCTTCATTTTACGGAGGACTTGGTTGCCTTGCTCCAAAGCGCAGGGATAGAATTTCTGCCTGTCCAATTAAAGATCGGTTATGGGACATTCCAAGGACTGACAGAAGAACAATTGAAAAGCAAATCACTTCATAGCGAAGAGTATTCCCTGGCTCCTTTGGTTGCTAGTCGATTAACAAATGCTAAACGAAATGGACAAAGAATCATTGCCATCGGGACAACCAGTTTACGTGTCTTAGAGACCGTTTATGAGAAAGAATCTCAGATTTTCCACCCAGGAGAAGGGAAAACTGACATATTTTTGTCACCTGGTGACCACATACTTTCCATAGATGGAATCATCACAAATTTCCATCTGCCGAAAAGTAGCCTGATCTTACTTGTTAGTACATTTGCAGGAAAAAACTTAATCAAAGAAGCTTATGGTTATGCTCTCACGAATCAATTCCGATTCTATTCATATGGGGACGCAATGTTCATCTATTAAAAATGAATTTACAAATGCCTTAATTTTGAGAGGATCGAAGGACTAATCGCTCCTGACTATGTTTTCTCCCCAATCTTCTGTAACTATATCGTTGGTTTCTGGCCTAGGTTTGCTGGCAGTGGTTTCTATTGCCCCTGTGCGAAATCCAGAAAGCAAATGGCAGGAGATCCAGAGTGAACCATTGCGGTTTTCTCCGCAAAAAAAGGCAGACCACCCATCGTTTGGAAATGGGGACAATGCCCTCACCGAAACTGGCAGAGAATTGGACCCCAATGAATTTGATTTGAACACAAGTGTGGCCGAGGGCTTACGGAATGAAAGACAAGACTGGAATAGTGCCAACTTTTCTTTTGAATCAGACCTTAAGGTACAGTCCGTACGCCAAAGTTCTGATTGGGATCTTTACCAAAATCAAATCGGCGAAAAAAAGATCTACTTCCAACAAGATGGGATCGTACTCCGAGCTCTCGGACAACAGTCAAGTCTATACCAATCATCCCTTCGGCGCGAAAACCTTCCCTGGGATAGACTTTCACAACGTAGATTCGAATCTTTTGAGTTTCAATATCCAATCACACAAACTTTAGGTGCGGTGATACAAAGTGGGTCATATGACTTCACAGATGATCGCAATCGTTACCAAAGAAACATCGCCATGGCAGGTATCTCGATTAAGGGTGGAGATTTTTTCCAAGCAAAAGTACTTACGGGTGATAGCAATGTGACCACCACGTCCATGTATTCAGCATACAATAATAACCCTCTCAGCCAAGTTCGCCCATCCGAGTTCTTGCGAAAAGAAAGCGATGTGCGCCAGTTATACGAGTGGCAGGCAAACTTTACTCCATCTGATTATTTTAAAATACAAACCTCTGTCTTTAACCAAAGAACAGAAAGTACGAACAACCTAAGCTCTCCAGACGGTGGTAAGGTATCTTTATTCTTTGGCGGAAGACAGGTGCAGATGAATGTAAAATACAACTACCTCTCGAGTCGACTACCCAATAGCGGTCTCAGCCAATCCGGATCGTTTAATCCTAACCAGGATTTGGCATCTTTGGGAGTTATCGTTTATTTGGACCAAGCCCAAAGGTATTCCTTTTATCTCGGCAATAATTTCTATAATATCTTTAATGATCCACTGAACCAAGTGAGAGATGCCAACGGAAGGTCTCCCTCGACGTTTAGTGCTTCCATTCGTGGGAAAAATCCTAACTCCAGCCGTTCCAGTTTCTTCTTGAATTTCCAAAACCAATTTTATAAAGACGGTATGATCATCGGAGTACCTGGAGTGATGCCATTAGGAGGAGCCCAACAGGGACGGTCCTTCTATGAGTATGCTACTTCACTAGGTGTTGATGTTACGTTCTAATTATTTTCTGCTCCTAATCTCATTGCTTTTTTCCTGTTACATCAGTGAAGAAAAGGAACCAGCACCAAGGCCAGCAGTGGTTCCACCTTTGGAGCGATTGGCTGAGTCCCTTTCGACGGTTACCTACTTTGGAGTGAAACGCCGGGTCATCGTCCTTACATTTACTTCCCCAGACGGTAGCAAAAATCCATATGGTGGCATTGTCTCTGAGAA
It encodes:
- the queA gene encoding tRNA preQ1(34) S-adenosylmethionine ribosyltransferase-isomerase QueA, which encodes MDLLDLEEYDFALPEEQIAKFPAEDRAASRLLCLDRSHAQIQEHSHFREIATYFKPGDILVYNETKVSKRRVFLHSKSERIHEAIFLKPLDELASTWECILKFRRKLKLGDLLFLNSESSLHFRFEGKMGELSILKANRPLTEEDFEVFGNIPIPPYLKRLATEEDEIRYQTVFAKQPGSVAAPTAGLHFTEDLVALLQSAGIEFLPVQLKIGYGTFQGLTEEQLKSKSLHSEEYSLAPLVASRLTNAKRNGQRIIAIGTTSLRVLETVYEKESQIFHPGEGKTDIFLSPGDHILSIDGIITNFHLPKSSLILLVSTFAGKNLIKEAYGYALTNQFRFYSYGDAMFIY